In Apium graveolens cultivar Ventura chromosome 10, ASM990537v1, whole genome shotgun sequence, the following are encoded in one genomic region:
- the LOC141692360 gene encoding tyrosine--tRNA ligase, chloroplastic/mitochondrial-like, whose translation MVTATLPYLLETIFTHHRPKLSLSSFTRHHRLSTFSLYTFSSSKTHFSSSSNTFTQTPQKNIIKILQQRGLLESITSDLLTTICTTTPLKVYCGFDPTAESLHIGNLLGLIVLSWFLRCGHAPFALIGGATGRVGDPSGKTLERPELDVLTLENNVSCISNIVKKILGDNVVILNNYDWWRDVSFLDFLKNVGRFARVGTMLGKESVKRRLEMSESGLSFTEFSYQLLQGYDFVHLFQNMGVSVQIGGSDQWGNITAGTDLIRKILQTDGAYGVTFPLLLKSDGTKFGKSEDGAVWLSPSLLSPYKFYQYFFNVPDADVVRFLKILTFLSLEEIGVVEEHMGKSGYVPNTAQQKLAEEVTRFVHGQDGLEEALKATEALKPGAETKLDWKTIEGIAEDVPSFSMGLDQVLNCGILDLSVSTGLLDSKSAARRLLKQGGLYLNNCRVDGQGKKIEVEDIVGGKVLLLSAGKKNKMIVRIS comes from the coding sequence atgGTGACGGCTACATTACCCTATTTACTCGAAACCATCTTCACTCACCACCGCCCTAAACTTTCTCTCTCCTCTTTCACAAGGCACCACCGTCTCTCCACTTTCTCTCTCTACACCTTCTCCTCCTCAAAAACCCACTTTTCATCTTCATCAAACACTTTCACACAAACCCCACaaaaaaatattatcaaaatcCTCCAACAAAGAGGCCTTTTAGAATCAATCACCTCTGATTTACTCACCACTATTTGCACAACCACTCCTCTCAAAGTCTACTGTGGCTTTGACCCAACTGCTGAATCACTTCATATAGGTAATTTACTTGGTCTTATTGTTCTTTCTTGGTTTTTAAGATGCGGGCATGCTCCTTTTGCTTTAATTGGTGGTGCTACGGGTCGGGTTGGTGACCCATCTGGTAAAACCCTTGAAAGACCCGAACTTGATGTCCTAACTCTTGAAAACAATGTTTCTTGTATTTCTAATATTGTTAAGAAGATTCTTGGTGATAATGTTGTCATTTTGAATAATTATGATTGGTGGAGAGATGTTAGCTTTCTTGATTTTTTGAAGAATGTGGGTAGGTTTGCTAGGGTGGGGACTATGTTGGGAAAAGAAAGTGTTAAAAGGAGGTTGGAAATGTCCGAATCGGGTCTTAGTTTTACGGAATTTAGTTATCAGCTTTTACAAGGGTATGATTTTGTGCATTTGTTTCAGAATATGGGGGTTAGTGTTCAGATAGGTGGGAGTGATCAATGGGGTAATATTACGGCTGGGACGGATCTAATTAGGAAGATTTTGCAGACAGATGGTGCGTATGGGGTTACTTTTCCGCTTTTGTTGAAGAGTGATGGGACTAAGTTTGGGAAATCGGAGGATGGGGCTGTTTGGCTTTCGCCGTCTTTGTTGTCTCCGTATAAGTTTTATCAGTATTTTTTTAATGTCCCGGATGCTGATGTTGTGAGGTTTTTGAAGATTTTAACTTTTTTGAGTTTGGAGGAGATTGGTGTTGTTGAGGAACATATGGGAAAGTCGGGGTATGTTCCGAATACGGCACAGCAGAAGTTGGCTGAGGAAGTGACAAGATTTGTTCATGGACAAGATGGTTTGGAGGAGGCCTTGAAGGCGACTGAGGCCTTGAAGCCTGGTGCTGAGACTAAGTTGGATTGGAAGACGATTGAGGGGATTGCTGAGGATGTTCCCTCGTTTTCTATGGGATTAGATCAAGTTTTGAATTGCGGTATACTGGATTTATCAGTTTCGACTGGTTTGCTAGATAGTAAATCTGCTGCTAGGAGACTTTTGAAACAAGGTGGATTGTATTTGAACAATTGTAGGGTTGATGGtcaaggaaagaagattgaggtTGAAGATATCGTCGGAGGAAAAGTTCTGCTGCTATCTGCAGGCAAAAAAAATAAGATGATCGTCAGAATATCTTGA